Proteins encoded by one window of Antechinus flavipes isolate AdamAnt ecotype Samford, QLD, Australia chromosome 4, AdamAnt_v2, whole genome shotgun sequence:
- the CLDN4 gene encoding claudin-4 encodes MGSMGLQVMGIALAVLGWLASMLACALPMWRVTAFIGSNIVTAQTIWEGLWMSCVVQSTGQMQCKMYDSLLALPQDLQAARALVIICIIVAALGVLLALVGGKCTNCVEDETSKAKTMIVAGVVFILACLLLLIPTSWTAHNVIRDFYNPLVASGQKREMGASLYIGWAASGLLLLGGALLCCNCPPRSEKPYSAKYTAARSAPTSNYV; translated from the coding sequence ATGGGGTCCATGGGGCTGCAGGTGATGGGCATCGCCCTGGCCGTGCTGGGCTGGCTGGCCTCCATGCTGGCCTGCGCGCTGCCCATGTGGCGCGTGACGGCCTTCATCGGCAGCAACATCGTGACGGCGCAGACCATCTGGGAGGGGCTCTGGATGAGCTGCGTGGTCCAGAGCACGGGCCAGATGCAGTGCAAGATGTACGACTCGCTGCTGGCCCTGCCCCAGGACCTGCAGGCCGCCAGGGCCCTGGTCATCATCTGCATCATCGTGGCGGCCCTCGGCGTGCTCCTGGCCCTGGTGGGGGGCAAGTGCACCAACTGCGTGGAGGACGAGACGTCCAAGGCCAAAACCATGATCGTGGCCGGCGTGGTCTTCATCCTggcctgcctcctcctcctcatccccaCCTCGTGGACGGCCCACAACGTCATCCGGGACTTCTACAACCCGCTGGTGGCCTCCGGGCAGAAGCGGGAGATGGGCGCCTCCTTGTACATCGGCTGGGCCGCCTCGGGCCTGCTCCTGCTGGGAGGGGCTCTGCTCTGCTGCAACTGCCCCCCTCGGAGCGAGAAGCCCTACTCGGCCAAGTACACCGCGGCCCGCTCTGCCCCCACCAGCAACTACGTGTAG